A stretch of Heptranchias perlo isolate sHepPer1 chromosome 1, sHepPer1.hap1, whole genome shotgun sequence DNA encodes these proteins:
- the LOC137322321 gene encoding matrix metalloproteinase-21-like: MRHLGGGVLSLCLHLCFLALSVGEKVYHSRDHSDIQERVWTRARPVLTTESAQEYLDKYGWTEPVNWEDLAYQGVSVPLDDDPSPLDISVLLLEGHYSRRHLKEQEESQEMQAKYASALQRFQKANGLPVTGILDDATKDAMNMPRCGVPDHKAQNNDSDTLNGTLGRSAILGDNAPTDQLAGRGNLPANPIVSQPKRREASHQNTQPNGLEISSEDQSNGTEISNHDQSNGTEVSDQGQSNGTGISIQSQSNEVEISREGAIPGLSRRKRFLRWLVDKMRRKRGSSDLLDNTFPLLAFTKTKLKWRILDEGYSSQLTIDEQKMILKLAFRMWSEVTPLIFEEDLTSPASDIDIKLGFGTKRHLGCSQVFDGTGQEYAHAWRLGDVHFDDDEHFVTPSSNEGISLLTVAVHEIGHVLGLPHIRRPGSIMHPNYIPQDSKDLELDWHDRKAIQQIYGVCEGSFNTVFDWVRREENEFGEVTYRFNTYFLRRNWYWMYENRFNRTRYGDPIPLVVGWRGLPPSDMDGFVHIWTWNKDTTLFFKGTMYWHYDNDNDRVYTEDPQGNRYPRSISQGFPGIDGPIDTIYFEKRDHCLYFFKGYNVTAFSIDQNSTVSGYPKRIVDVFPPVVGGNHPLGNLDAVYYSYTHAAVFMFKDRACWRVVNERDREGNASLPLNGLLPQGRIAEHWFDICEVDGSRTPGRQ, translated from the exons ATGAGGCATCTTGGAGGTGGGGTGCTGTCCCTGTGTCTTCACCTCTGCTTCCTGGCATTGAGCGTGGGTGAGAAGGTCTATCACAGCCGTGACCACTCTGACATCCAAGAGAGGGTGTGGACGAGGGCTCGACCTGTCCTGACTACTGAGTCAGCCCAG gaaTATCTCGACAAATATGGGTGGACAGAGCCCGTAAACTGGGAGGACCTGGCCTACCAAGGTGTCTCGGTCCCATTGGATGATGACCCCTCTCCGCTGGACATCTCTGTGCTCCTGCTGGAAGGGCATTACAGCCGCAGGcacttgaaggagcaggaggagtctcAGGAGATGCAGGCCAAGTACGCCAGTGCACTCCAGAGATTCCAGAAAGCCAATGGCCTTCCTGTCACCGGGATTCTGGACGATGCCACCAAAGATGCCATGAACATGCCTCGTTGTGGAGTCCCGGATCACAAGGCACAGAACAATGACTCCGACACTCTGAATGGCACTCTGGGACGCAGCGCCATTCTGGGCGATAACGCACCAACTGATCAACTCGCAGGACGCGGTAACCTCCCAGCAAATCCGATTGTGAGCCAACCCAAGCGCAGAGAGGCCTCCCACCAGAACACCCAACCTAATGGTTTGGAGATCTCCAGCGAAGACCAATCGAATGGCACAGAGATCTCCAATCACGACCAATCAAATGGCACAGAGGTCTCCGATCAAGGCCAATCGAATGGCACAGGGATCTCCATCCAAAGCCAATCGAATGAGGTGGAGATCTCCAGGGAAGGTGCCATACCCGGCCTGAGCCGCAGAAAGCGCTTCCTAAGGTGGCTCGTGGATAAGATGCGGAGGAAACGAGGCTCCTCAGACTTACTGGATAACACTTTCCCCCTGCTCGCCTTCACAAAGACCAAACTGAAATGGCGGATTCTGGACGAAGGCTACAGCTCGCAGCTGACGATAGACGAACAGAAGATGATCCTAAAATTAGCCTTTCGAATGTGGAGTGAAGTCACCCCCTTGATATTTGAAGAGGACTTGACTTCCCCTGCCTCTGACATAGACATCAAACTGGGATTTGGAACAA AGAGGCACCTCGGCTGCTCGCAGGTTTTCGATGGGACGGGACAGGAGTACGCACATGCCTGGCGTCTAGGAGACGTCCACTTTGATGACGATGAGCATTTTGTCACCCCGTCAAGCAATGAAGGAATCAGCTTACTGACG GTGGCTGTTCATGAAATCGGGCATGTCCTAGGATTGCCTCACATCAGACGCCCCGGCTCCATAATGCACCCAAATTACATCCCACAGGATTCAAAAGACCTGGAGCTGGACTGGCACgacaggaaggccattcagcagatATACG GGGTTTGTGAAGGAAGCTTCAACACAGTGTTTGACTGGGTCCGGAGAGAGGAGAATGAGTTTGGTGAGGTGACTTACCGCTTCAACACCTACTTTTTGCGACGCAATTGGTACTGGATGTACGAGAACCGTTTCAACAGGACCCGCTACGGAGATCCCATTCCATTGGTCGTAGGGTGGCGTGGTCTCCCGCCCTCCGACATGGATGGGTTCGTTCACATCTGGACATGGAATAAGGATACAACACTGTTCTTTAAAG GGACGATGTACTGGCACTACGATAATGACAACGACAGGGTCTACACTGAGGACCCACAGGGCAATCGTTATCCCCGCTCCATCTCCCAAGGGTTTCCAGGGATCGACGGTCCCATCGATACCATCTACTTCGAAAAAAGGGATCACTGCTTGTACTTCTTTAAAGGTTACAAC GTCACCGCATTCAGCATCGACCAGAACAGCACGGTGTCCGGATACCCCAAGAGGATCGTGGACGTGTTCCCACCGGTTGTCGGGGGCAACCACCCGCTGGGCAACCTGGACGCGGTTTACTACTCCTACACTCACGCCGCCGTCTTCATGTTCAAAGACAGAGCCTGTTGGAGGGTCGTCAACGAGAGGGACCGCGAGGGAAATGCCTCACTCCCGCTCAACGGCCTCCTGCCCCAGGGTCGCATCGCCGAACATTGGTTCGACATCTGCGAGGTGGACGGTTCCAGAACACCAGGCCGCCAGTAG